A window of the Ostrea edulis chromosome 1, xbOstEdul1.1, whole genome shotgun sequence genome harbors these coding sequences:
- the LOC125664021 gene encoding PCNA-associated factor-like: protein MVRTKADGGSSSSSRKVVAARAPRKALGGGGPSSSAGDSPSGKAGKYAGGNPVCPRPTPDWQKGINSFFQSPQKGKENESPSDSESSGTNSSQSSESSSAGPSCSADD, encoded by the exons ATGGTGCGTACGAAGGCAGACGGTGGATCCAGCTCATCATCAAGGAAAG TTGTAGCCGCAAGAGCCCCACGGAAGGCATTAGGTGGTGGTGGACCAAGCTCCTCAGCAGGTGACTCCCCAAGTG GGAAGGCTGGGAAGTACGCTGGAGGGAATCCGGTCTGTCCACGACCAACCCCAGACTGGCAGAAGGGAATTAACTCTTTCTTCCAGTCCCCACAGAAAGGAAAGGAAAACGAAAGTCCAAGTGACTCGGAATCCTCGGGGACCAACAGCAGTCAGAGCAGCGAATCTTCTAGTGCGGG
- the LOC125664020 gene encoding uncharacterized protein C1orf50 homolog — protein sequence MSQNPPAHTKAVQLVESNSRPGGVQLVSTARTNKTADPMDLVELATTIQKADEFVKATAGSKLTEIANQIRYLQGRAKKALEEANRDNRLHHYACNLVKKPGTTYYLYERDSGQKYMSILSPEEWGSSCPHDFSGAYKLEHDMSWTPIEELEERSQQFALIDKILDTQKALPEKEASTITGIFGGSS from the exons atGAGTCAAAATCCTCCAGCACACACTAAAGCAG TTCAGTTAGTGGAGAGTAACAGCCGACCAGGTGGCGTCCAGTTGGTCAGCACAGCTAGGACTAACAAAACAGCTGATCCTATGGATTTAGTGGAGCTGGCCACCACCATACAAAAG GCAGATGAATTTGTAAAAGCCACAGCTGGCAGTAAACTGACAGAAATTGCCAACCAGATCCGGTACCTTCAGGGAAGGGCCAAAAAG GCTCTGGAGGAAGCTAACAGGGACAACAGACTCCACCACTACGCCTGTAATTTGGTGAAGAAACCGGGTACCACATACTATTTGTATGAGAGAGATTCTGGGCAAAAATACATGTCCATCCTCTCACCAGAG GAATGGGGTTCATCCTGTCCACACGACTTCAGCGGCGCTTATAAACTGGAACACGACATGTCATGGACACCGATCGAAGAGCTGGAGGAACGCAGCCAGCAATTCGCTCTCATTGATAAGATCTTAGACACTCAGAAAGCTCTTCCTGAAAAGGAAGCATCCACCATCACTGGCATATTTGGAGGCAGTTCTTAA